One window of the Mycobacterium xenopi genome contains the following:
- the phoU gene encoding phosphate signaling complex protein PhoU, with amino-acid sequence MRTAYHEQLAALSEQLGEMCGLAGVAMERATQALLQADLVMAEQVISDHEKIAALSARAEESAFVLLALQAPVAGDLRAIVSAIQIVADIDRMGALALHVAKIARRRHPQHVLPEEVNGYFAEMGRVAVELGNSAQEVLLSRDPEKAARIREEDDAMDDLHRHLFTVLMDREWKHGVAAAVDVTLLGRFYERFADHAVEVARRVIFQATGKFPEGKFSDNDTLSASG; translated from the coding sequence ATGCGGACCGCTTACCATGAACAGCTCGCCGCATTATCCGAGCAGCTCGGCGAAATGTGCGGGCTGGCCGGGGTCGCCATGGAACGCGCAACGCAGGCGCTGCTGCAGGCCGACCTGGTAATGGCCGAGCAGGTGATTTCCGACCACGAAAAGATCGCTGCGCTCAGCGCGCGGGCCGAGGAAAGCGCCTTTGTGCTGCTGGCATTGCAAGCACCGGTCGCCGGCGACCTGAGGGCGATCGTCAGCGCTATCCAGATCGTCGCCGATATCGACCGGATGGGTGCGCTGGCGCTGCACGTCGCCAAGATCGCGCGGCGGCGTCATCCCCAACACGTGCTTCCGGAGGAAGTCAACGGCTACTTCGCCGAAATGGGAAGGGTCGCAGTCGAATTGGGTAACAGTGCCCAGGAGGTACTGCTGTCCCGCGACCCGGAGAAGGCCGCCCGCATCCGCGAAGAAGACGATGCGATGGACGATCTGCACCGACACCTGTTCACGGTGCTGATGGACCGCGAATGGAAGCACGGGGTGGCCGCGGCCGTGGACGTGACGCTGCTGGGCCGGTTCTACGAGCGTTTCGCCGACCATGCCGTGGAGGTCGCGCGGCGGGTCATCTTCCAGGCGACCGGAAAGTTTCCCGAAGGCAAGTTCTCCGACAACGACACGCTGTCGGCTTCGGGTTAA
- a CDS encoding LCP family protein has translation MSDGDYGATPDPPRSPGADDASLTRTRSPAPRPPWERFSPLSSPDHAVDARPFAGTRQWSAPLPVDETAGHAEDAEPTGCHTDGGLTVADLIAKLGGAPAQRPRHHHAAPETEPPVDVPAWPAQTDDERFEPVRSLAPRAPAAESEPEQTAVLPKASSRVPPRRIGTPSTAEDADAQPKRGRRPMLLAARCIAALMAVSALALTGGAWQWSASKNNRLNNISALDPHSRDVVDPNAQHGDENFLIVGVDSRAGANSQMGAGDTEDAGGARSDTVMLVNIPASRKRVVAVSFPRDLAITPVQCEAWNPDTGAYGPLYDEKTGTYGPKYVYTETKLNSAYAFGGPKCLVKVIQKLSGLSINRFIAIDFAGFAKMVDALGGVEVCSKTPLKDYELGTVLAHAGRQIIDGQTALNYVRARQVTTEDNGDYGRIKRQQLFLSSLLRSLISRETFFSLTKLNNVVNLFISESYVDNVKTKDLVDLGQSVQGLTAGHITFVTVPTTGETDENGNEPPRTADMRALFDAIINDDPLPKENDQNATSTPPTKSTTSKAPQPSPATEVRAERVQAVTATPQEITVQVSNSTGKTGLATTATNELQHYGFKVMAPDDYPSSLNGTTVFFSPGNEQAAATVAATLPNSKVERITGIGQVVQVVLGPDFRAVSAPPPGGSSVSVEIDRGTNSTPTKLPEDLTVTNAADTSCK, from the coding sequence ATGAGTGACGGCGACTACGGCGCCACTCCCGACCCTCCGCGGAGCCCAGGTGCCGACGACGCCAGCCTCACCCGGACACGGTCCCCGGCGCCACGCCCGCCGTGGGAGCGCTTCTCGCCGCTCTCGTCGCCAGACCATGCCGTCGATGCGCGCCCGTTCGCCGGAACGCGGCAATGGTCTGCGCCGCTGCCGGTGGACGAGACCGCAGGCCACGCCGAGGACGCCGAGCCGACGGGCTGTCACACCGACGGCGGCTTAACGGTCGCCGACCTGATCGCCAAGCTCGGTGGCGCGCCTGCCCAGCGGCCCCGCCATCATCACGCGGCTCCGGAAACCGAGCCACCCGTCGACGTCCCTGCGTGGCCTGCGCAGACAGACGACGAACGCTTCGAGCCGGTGCGCAGTCTCGCGCCACGCGCGCCCGCCGCGGAATCCGAACCCGAGCAAACCGCGGTGCTGCCCAAGGCGTCGAGCAGGGTGCCGCCCCGGCGGATCGGCACCCCATCGACCGCCGAAGATGCGGACGCTCAACCCAAGCGCGGTCGCCGCCCGATGCTGCTCGCCGCACGCTGCATCGCAGCGTTGATGGCCGTGTCAGCGCTGGCCCTGACCGGCGGGGCATGGCAGTGGAGCGCCTCGAAGAACAACCGGCTCAACAACATCAGTGCCCTGGACCCCCATTCGCGCGACGTCGTCGACCCCAATGCGCAGCATGGTGACGAGAACTTCTTGATCGTCGGCGTCGACTCGCGCGCCGGGGCCAACAGTCAGATGGGGGCCGGCGACACCGAGGACGCCGGCGGCGCGCGCTCCGACACCGTCATGTTGGTCAACATCCCGGCGAGCCGTAAACGGGTGGTCGCGGTGTCTTTTCCACGCGACCTGGCGATTACCCCCGTGCAATGCGAGGCCTGGAACCCAGATACCGGTGCTTACGGTCCGCTCTACGACGAGAAAACGGGGACATACGGTCCCAAGTACGTGTACACCGAGACGAAGCTGAACTCGGCGTACGCATTCGGCGGCCCGAAGTGCCTGGTCAAGGTCATCCAGAAGCTGTCCGGGTTGTCGATCAACCGCTTTATCGCCATCGACTTCGCTGGGTTCGCCAAAATGGTGGACGCGCTCGGCGGCGTGGAGGTGTGCAGCAAGACCCCGCTGAAAGACTACGAACTGGGCACGGTGCTCGCGCATGCCGGACGGCAGATCATCGACGGGCAAACCGCACTGAATTACGTGCGCGCCCGCCAGGTCACCACCGAAGATAACGGCGACTACGGGCGCATCAAGCGCCAGCAGCTGTTCCTGTCGTCGCTGCTGCGTTCGCTGATCTCGAGGGAAACGTTCTTTTCGCTGACCAAGCTCAACAACGTGGTCAACTTGTTCATCAGCGAAAGCTACGTCGATAACGTCAAGACCAAGGACCTGGTCGACCTCGGCCAGTCGGTGCAGGGCCTCACCGCCGGCCACATCACGTTCGTGACCGTGCCGACGACCGGCGAAACCGACGAGAACGGCAACGAGCCGCCGCGCACCGCCGACATGCGCGCACTCTTCGACGCGATCATCAACGACGACCCGCTGCCCAAAGAAAACGACCAGAACGCCACGTCGACGCCGCCCACCAAATCCACGACCAGCAAAGCGCCGCAGCCCAGTCCGGCCACCGAGGTCCGGGCCGAACGGGTCCAGGCTGTCACCGCCACCCCGCAGGAAATCACCGTGCAGGTGTCCAACTCGACCGGCAAGACCGGGCTGGCCACCACCGCCACCAACGAGCTACAGCACTACGGCTTCAAGGTGATGGCGCCCGACGACTACCCGAGTTCGCTGAACGGCACCACAGTGTTCTTCTCGCCGGGTAACGAGCAGGCCGCCGCGACGGTGGCAGCGACACTGCCCAACTCAAAGGTCGAGCGGATCACCGGAATCGGGCAAGTCGTGCAGGTGGTGCTCGGCCCGGATTTCCGCGCCGTGTCGGCTCCGCCGCCCGGGGGCTCATCGGTCAGTGTCGAAATCGATCGCGGTACCAACAGCACACCGACCAAACTCCCGGAAGACCTGACGGTGACCAACGCCGCCGACACCAGCTGCAAGTAA
- the dusB gene encoding tRNA dihydrouridine synthase DusB, producing the protein MAGVTNVAFRTLCRELEQSKVGTVSGLYVCEMVTARALVERYPATMHMTTFSPEESPRSLQLYTVDPATTYAAVKMVADEDLADHIDMNFGCPVPKVTRRGGGAALPYKRRLFGQIVAAAVRATEGTDIPVTVKFRIGIDDDHHTHLDAGRIAESEGAAAVALHARTAAQRYSGSADWEQIARLKDHVRTIPVLGNGDIFDASDALTMMAATGCDGVVIGRGCLGRPWLFAELSAAFTGRPAPTPPTLGEVADVIRRHASLLAAHFGEDKGMRDLRKHIAWYLHGFPAGSELRRALALVKTLDELDALLTRLDADVPFPPAAIGPRGRQGSPARVALPDGWLADRDDCTVPAGADIMHSGG; encoded by the coding sequence ATGGCGGGCGTGACGAATGTCGCGTTCCGCACGCTCTGCCGCGAACTGGAGCAATCCAAGGTCGGCACGGTCAGCGGGCTTTACGTCTGCGAGATGGTGACCGCGCGCGCACTGGTCGAGCGCTATCCGGCCACCATGCACATGACGACGTTCTCCCCCGAGGAGTCACCCCGGTCGCTGCAGCTGTACACCGTCGACCCGGCCACCACCTACGCGGCCGTGAAGATGGTCGCCGACGAGGACCTGGCCGACCACATCGACATGAACTTCGGCTGCCCGGTGCCCAAGGTCACCCGGCGTGGCGGCGGGGCGGCGCTGCCGTACAAGCGGCGATTGTTCGGTCAGATCGTCGCCGCGGCTGTGCGCGCCACCGAGGGCACCGACATACCGGTGACGGTCAAGTTCCGCATCGGCATCGACGACGACCATCACACCCACCTGGATGCCGGGCGGATCGCCGAAAGCGAAGGCGCCGCCGCGGTCGCGCTGCATGCCCGCACCGCCGCCCAGCGCTACTCCGGCAGCGCGGACTGGGAGCAGATTGCCCGGCTCAAAGACCACGTGCGCACGATTCCGGTGCTCGGCAACGGCGACATCTTCGACGCCAGTGACGCGCTGACCATGATGGCTGCCACCGGGTGCGACGGCGTGGTCATCGGGCGCGGCTGCCTGGGCCGGCCATGGCTGTTCGCGGAGTTGTCGGCCGCTTTCACCGGCCGTCCCGCGCCCACCCCGCCCACGCTGGGGGAGGTCGCCGACGTCATCCGCCGGCATGCCAGCCTGCTAGCCGCCCATTTCGGCGAAGACAAGGGGATGCGTGATCTGCGCAAGCACATCGCCTGGTACCTGCACGGGTTTCCAGCAGGCTCGGAGTTACGGCGGGCGTTGGCGCTGGTCAAAACCCTTGATGAGCTCGACGCCCTGCTAACGCGACTCGACGCCGATGTTCCGTTCCCGCCCGCTGCAATCGGGCCGCGGGGCCGGCAGGGATCGCCCGCCCGGGTGGCGCTGCCCGACGGGTGGTTGGCCGACCGTGACGACTGCACCGTACCGGCGGGTGCCGACATCATGCACTCGGGCGGCTGA
- a CDS encoding acyl-ACP desaturase: MPSELTDLQLLHELEPVVEKNLNRHLSMHKDWNPHDYIPWSDGKNFYALGGQDWSPEQSKLSDVAQVAMVQNLVTEDNLPSYHREIAMNFGMDGPWGQWVNRWTAEENRHGISLRDYLVVTRAVDPVELEKLRIEVVNRGFSPGQNHQGEYFAERLTDSIIYVTFQELATRVSHRNTGKACNETIADQLMARISADENLHMIFYRDVSEAAFDIAPNVAMWSLHRVLRHFKMPGFLVPEFRRKAVIIAVGGVYDVRIHLEDVVKPVLKKWRIFERDDFTGEAAWMQEDLALLMDELEKECEKFEASKQRYLERQARRQEKITAERVLNTAGTLRMSRR; the protein is encoded by the coding sequence ATGCCGTCAGAGCTGACCGACCTACAGCTGTTGCACGAACTCGAGCCGGTCGTCGAGAAGAACTTGAACCGGCACCTATCCATGCACAAGGACTGGAACCCGCACGACTACATCCCGTGGTCGGACGGCAAGAACTTCTACGCGCTCGGCGGCCAAGATTGGTCCCCCGAGCAGTCGAAGCTCTCCGACGTCGCACAGGTGGCGATGGTGCAAAACCTGGTCACCGAGGACAACCTGCCGTCCTATCACCGTGAGATCGCCATGAACTTCGGCATGGACGGCCCCTGGGGGCAATGGGTCAACCGCTGGACCGCCGAGGAAAACCGGCATGGCATCTCGCTGCGTGACTATCTTGTGGTGACCCGCGCGGTCGATCCCGTCGAGCTGGAGAAACTACGCATCGAGGTGGTGAACAGGGGCTTCAGCCCGGGCCAGAACCATCAGGGCGAGTATTTCGCCGAGCGTCTCACCGACTCGATCATCTATGTCACGTTCCAGGAGCTGGCCACCCGGGTTTCGCACCGCAACACCGGCAAGGCGTGCAACGAGACCATCGCCGATCAGCTGATGGCCAGAATCTCGGCCGACGAGAACCTGCACATGATCTTTTACCGCGACGTCAGCGAGGCCGCGTTCGACATCGCACCCAACGTGGCGATGTGGTCGCTGCACCGGGTGCTGCGTCATTTCAAGATGCCGGGCTTCCTGGTGCCTGAGTTCCGCCGCAAGGCCGTGATCATCGCCGTCGGCGGCGTGTACGACGTGCGCATCCACCTTGAAGATGTGGTGAAACCGGTGCTGAAGAAATGGCGCATCTTCGAACGTGACGATTTCACCGGTGAAGCCGCCTGGATGCAGGAAGACCTCGCGCTGCTGATGGACGAACTAGAAAAAGAGTGCGAGAAGTTCGAGGCGTCCAAGCAACGTTACCTTGAGCGCCAGGCTCGCAGGCAAGAGAAGATCACCGCCGAGCGGGTGCTCAACACCGCGGGAACGCTTCGGATGAGTCGGCGGTAG
- a CDS encoding TetR/AcrR family transcriptional regulator: MPSGQRRGRWSGVPLQDRQAMRRDRLIAAGVQLLGGEQGPAVTVRAVCRKAGLTERYFYESFSDRDEFVRAVYDDVCTRAMSTLASASTPREAVEQFVALMVDDPVRGRVLLLAPGVEPVLTRSGAEWMPSFIDLLQRKLTRISDPVQQNMVATSLIGGLTALFTAYLDGRLAATRSQFIDYCVEMLLSRAAAAP; the protein is encoded by the coding sequence GTGCCTTCGGGTCAACGACGGGGCCGCTGGTCCGGCGTGCCCCTGCAAGATCGCCAGGCCATGCGCCGTGACCGGCTGATCGCCGCCGGGGTGCAGCTGCTCGGCGGCGAACAAGGACCGGCGGTAACCGTCCGCGCCGTGTGCCGTAAAGCCGGCCTGACCGAACGCTATTTCTACGAAAGCTTTTCCGACCGCGACGAATTCGTGCGAGCCGTGTACGACGACGTGTGCACGCGCGCCATGTCGACCCTGGCGTCGGCGAGCACGCCGCGGGAGGCCGTGGAGCAGTTCGTCGCGCTGATGGTCGACGATCCGGTGCGGGGCCGGGTGCTGTTGCTGGCGCCAGGTGTGGAGCCGGTGCTGACTCGCTCCGGGGCGGAATGGATGCCCAGCTTCATCGACTTGCTTCAGCGCAAGCTCACCCGCATCAGTGATCCGGTGCAGCAGAACATGGTCGCCACCAGCCTGATCGGCGGGCTGACCGCCCTGTTTACCGCCTACCTGGACGGACGACTGGCGGCCACCCGCAGCCAGTTCATCGACTACTGCGTTGAGATGTTGCTGAGCAGGGCCGCGGCCGCCCCGTAG
- a CDS encoding oxygenase MpaB family protein, whose amino-acid sequence MTQDTSAPFPLTSESGVATGCPVSQLGYQAPPKPLGPKSLTWRYFGDWRGMLQGPWAGSMQNMHPQLGAAVEEHSTFFRERWPRLLRSLYPIGGVVFDGDRAPLTGAEVRDYHVDIKGVDRQGRRYHALNPDVFYWAHATFFVGTLIVAERFCGGLTEAEKRRLFDEHVEWYRMYGMSMRPVPKTWEEFQAYWDHMCREVLENNWAAREVLNLTTLPKPPFAQWVPDWLWAVQRKLLAPFFVWLTVGLYDPPIRELMGYTWSRRDEWLHRRFGDLVRLIFACVPCRYRKHPRARAGWDRATGRIPADAPLVHTPARNLPPLDERGNPKHYCPNV is encoded by the coding sequence GTGACCCAAGATACGTCTGCCCCGTTCCCGCTGACCAGCGAAAGCGGGGTGGCCACCGGCTGCCCGGTTTCGCAGCTGGGATACCAGGCGCCGCCCAAGCCGCTGGGCCCGAAGTCGCTGACCTGGCGGTACTTCGGTGACTGGCGTGGCATGCTGCAGGGCCCGTGGGCGGGATCCATGCAGAACATGCACCCTCAACTAGGGGCGGCAGTCGAAGAACACTCCACGTTCTTCCGGGAACGCTGGCCGCGGCTGCTGCGCTCGCTGTATCCCATTGGTGGCGTGGTTTTCGACGGTGACCGCGCCCCACTGACCGGCGCAGAGGTACGCGATTACCACGTCGACATCAAGGGCGTCGACAGGCAGGGTCGTCGCTATCACGCGTTGAATCCCGACGTCTTCTATTGGGCGCATGCCACGTTCTTCGTCGGCACTTTGATTGTGGCCGAACGATTTTGCGGCGGACTGACGGAGGCGGAAAAACGTCGACTGTTCGACGAGCACGTCGAGTGGTACCGAATGTATGGCATGAGCATGCGACCCGTGCCAAAGACCTGGGAGGAATTCCAGGCTTACTGGGACCACATGTGCCGCGAAGTGCTGGAGAACAACTGGGCCGCCCGCGAGGTGCTCAATCTGACGACGTTACCGAAACCGCCGTTTGCGCAATGGGTTCCGGATTGGCTGTGGGCGGTGCAGCGAAAGTTGTTGGCGCCGTTCTTTGTCTGGTTGACGGTCGGTCTCTACGATCCGCCGATTCGCGAGCTGATGGGCTATACCTGGTCGCGCCGCGATGAGTGGCTGCATCGGCGCTTCGGCGACCTGGTGCGTCTGATCTTCGCCTGCGTGCCTTGTCGTTACCGCAAGCATCCCCGGGCCCGGGCGGGATGGGACCGTGCCACGGGCCGCATCCCGGCCGATGCCCCGCTAGTACACACGCCCGCGCGCAACCTGCCGCCGCTTGATGAGCGTGGCAACCCAAAGCATTACTGCCCCAACGTCTGA
- a CDS encoding ArsR/SmtB family transcription factor — MHANSQGSRLPEDQVSLVVEVFRMLADATRVQVLWSLAEREMSVNELAEHVGKPAPSVSQHLAKLRMARLVRTRRVGTTIFYSLENEHVRQLVVDAVFNAEHAGPGVPRHHRTDAGLHVVSETTAQQGR; from the coding sequence ATGCATGCAAATAGCCAGGGCTCGCGGTTACCCGAGGACCAGGTCAGTCTGGTGGTCGAGGTGTTCCGCATGTTGGCCGACGCCACCCGGGTCCAGGTGCTGTGGTCGCTCGCGGAGCGCGAAATGTCGGTCAACGAACTCGCTGAGCACGTCGGCAAACCCGCGCCGTCGGTGTCACAACACCTGGCAAAGCTCCGGATGGCGCGCCTGGTGCGTACCCGCCGGGTCGGAACGACGATCTTCTACAGCTTGGAAAACGAGCACGTGCGTCAGCTGGTCGTCGACGCCGTCTTCAACGCCGAGCATGCCGGCCCGGGGGTGCCACGGCATCATCGCACCGACGCCGGGCTGCACGTGGTTTCCGAAACAACGGCACAACAAGGGAGATGA
- a CDS encoding class I SAM-dependent methyltransferase: protein MVRTESDSWDLATSVGATATMVAAQRALASERRLIDDPFAAPLVRAVGIDVYTRLVDGKIPVRGGSDFDPDRMARGMAVRTRFYDRYFLDAVQCGVRQAVILAAGLDARAYRLPWPAGTVVYEVDMPEVVEFKTSILQKLGAEPKAERRTVAVDLRDDWPAALQEAGFDSQVPAAWSAEGLVVYLPSEAQDALFDRITALSAAGSRLALEFVPDTAIFADERWRAHHERMAELGFDVVDFNELVYHGERGHIIEYLSRRGWQVSHRPVAQLHAENGFVYPDDDVAAAFADVTYLSAVLR from the coding sequence ATGGTGCGCACCGAGAGCGACAGCTGGGATCTCGCGACGAGCGTGGGAGCGACGGCGACGATGGTCGCTGCGCAGCGGGCGCTGGCCTCTGAGAGGCGGTTGATCGACGACCCGTTTGCCGCTCCGCTGGTGCGTGCGGTTGGGATCGACGTCTACACCCGGCTGGTGGACGGCAAGATACCGGTCAGGGGGGGCTCCGATTTCGACCCGGACCGGATGGCCCGGGGCATGGCGGTGCGAACCCGGTTCTATGACCGGTACTTCCTCGACGCGGTGCAGTGCGGTGTTCGCCAGGCGGTCATTCTCGCCGCGGGACTGGACGCGCGGGCCTACCGGTTACCGTGGCCGGCCGGCACCGTCGTCTACGAGGTCGACATGCCCGAGGTCGTCGAGTTCAAGACCTCGATACTGCAAAAGCTGGGCGCCGAGCCGAAAGCCGAGCGGCGCACCGTGGCCGTCGACCTGCGTGACGACTGGCCCGCAGCGCTTCAAGAGGCCGGGTTCGATTCCCAAGTGCCTGCGGCGTGGAGCGCCGAGGGATTGGTGGTCTACCTGCCGTCGGAGGCCCAAGACGCGTTGTTCGATCGCATCACCGCGCTGAGCGCGGCGGGCAGCCGACTGGCATTGGAATTCGTACCCGACACTGCAATTTTCGCCGACGAGCGATGGCGCGCGCATCACGAGCGGATGGCCGAATTGGGCTTCGACGTCGTCGATTTCAACGAACTTGTCTACCACGGCGAACGCGGCCACATCATCGAGTACCTGAGCCGGCGCGGCTGGCAGGTTTCCCACCGCCCTGTCGCGCAATTGCACGCGGAAAACGGATTCGTCTATCCAGACGACGACGTGGCGGCGGCCTTTGCCGACGTGACCTACCTCAGCGCGGTGCTGCGCTAG
- a CDS encoding F420-dependent hydroxymycolic acid dehydrogenase has translation MKAISRRSFGQLFAGTGLLGATGVVAGLAAGCTSKPATSPSTPAAPPPSGRGVGFVLSHEQFTTAQLLDQAEAAERGGFRYLWASDHIQPWQDNEGHAMFPWITLALVGQRTNHVPFGTGVTCPIFRYHPTTVAHAFASLAVLHPGRVFLGVGTGERLNEQAATTQFGSYRERHDRLVEAIQLIRRLWSGQRISFQGRYFQTNQLKIYDVPKSPPQIFVAAGGPKSAQLAGQYGDGWITQADSVKDPKLVAAFNQGAQASGRDPANLGKRAEMFAVVGDQNDINHAAELWRFTGGAVDQPNPVDIQHAAERNSLDKVIKGWTTGTDPATHIKAVQAVLDAGATPFMHFPQRDPTTAIEFYRTKVLPELH, from the coding sequence ATGAAGGCAATCTCACGGCGCTCTTTCGGCCAGCTCTTCGCGGGAACGGGCCTGCTCGGCGCAACGGGCGTCGTCGCCGGACTCGCGGCGGGCTGCACCTCGAAACCGGCGACATCGCCGTCCACCCCCGCGGCCCCGCCGCCATCCGGGCGAGGCGTGGGCTTCGTGCTGTCTCACGAGCAATTCACGACGGCTCAGCTGCTGGACCAAGCGGAGGCTGCCGAGCGTGGCGGGTTCCGCTATTTGTGGGCCAGCGACCACATCCAACCATGGCAGGACAACGAGGGGCACGCGATGTTTCCGTGGATCACGCTGGCACTGGTGGGCCAACGGACCAACCATGTCCCCTTCGGCACCGGCGTCACCTGCCCAATCTTCCGCTATCACCCCACGACCGTCGCGCACGCCTTCGCCTCGCTCGCGGTCCTTCATCCCGGGCGGGTCTTCCTCGGCGTGGGCACCGGCGAGCGGCTCAACGAGCAGGCCGCAACCACCCAATTCGGCAGCTACCGCGAGCGCCACGACCGCCTGGTCGAAGCTATCCAACTTATCCGCCGACTCTGGAGCGGACAGCGAATTTCGTTCCAGGGCCGTTATTTTCAGACGAACCAGCTGAAGATCTACGACGTGCCGAAGTCACCGCCACAGATTTTTGTCGCGGCGGGCGGCCCGAAGAGCGCGCAGCTGGCCGGCCAGTACGGCGACGGATGGATCACTCAAGCCGACAGCGTCAAAGACCCGAAGCTCGTCGCCGCGTTCAACCAGGGTGCGCAGGCCTCCGGCCGTGACCCCGCCAATCTGGGCAAGCGTGCCGAGATGTTCGCCGTGGTCGGCGACCAGAACGACATCAACCACGCCGCCGAGCTATGGCGGTTCACCGGCGGTGCCGTCGACCAACCGAACCCCGTCGACATTCAGCATGCGGCCGAGCGTAATTCGCTTGACAAGGTGATCAAGGGCTGGACGACCGGCACCGACCCGGCTACGCATATCAAAGCGGTGCAGGCCGTTCTCGACGCCGGTGCGACGCCATTTATGCACTTCCCCCAGCGCGATCCGACCACGGCGATCGAGTTCTACCGCACGAAGGTGCTACCAGAGCTGCACTGA
- the ltrA gene encoding group II intron reverse transcriptase/maturase, with amino-acid sequence MTGSLRSNNPGKPLLAVADDEPLSPSGVKVRQLQRALWAAAKQSEGRRFHALFDRIYRGDVLWEAWFRVCKNKGAAGVDRITVAAVEDYGVDRMLRELRGDLRTGRYRPAPARRVEIPKPQGGKRPLGIPTVRDRVAQAAAKIVLEPIFEADFLSCSYGFRPRRSATMAKERLRTGFIEGYQFVVEFDIANFFGEIDHDRLLAQVSKRVSDRRVLKLLRLWLQAGVMVEGVLERTVAGTPQGGVISPLLANIYLHVLDTELSARGVGELVRYADDGVVLCRNAAQAEHALAAVGEILASLGLRLHPDKTKVVDLREGREGLDFLGCHFRARMSGRLWEQRRIVRYYLHRWPSQRAMKRLREKVRDRTGRNRAGTDIRVIIAELTPILRGWGNYFRTGNAADKFTQIDRYVWRRLFRLMVKKRGRNLRAGQADQWTEPWFNGHGLYRLRGTIRYPKAA; translated from the coding sequence ATGACCGGATCGCTCCGGTCCAATAACCCCGGCAAGCCATTGCTTGCCGTAGCCGATGACGAGCCGTTGAGCCCGTCGGGAGTGAAAGTGCGACAACTGCAACGGGCGCTATGGGCTGCGGCCAAGCAGTCTGAGGGTCGGCGTTTCCACGCCCTGTTTGACCGTATCTACAGGGGTGACGTCCTGTGGGAGGCGTGGTTTCGCGTGTGCAAGAACAAGGGCGCGGCCGGGGTGGATCGCATCACCGTGGCCGCGGTGGAGGACTACGGCGTGGACCGCATGTTGCGTGAGTTGCGCGGTGACCTTCGCACGGGTCGTTACCGTCCGGCGCCAGCGCGCCGGGTGGAGATCCCCAAACCACAGGGCGGTAAGCGGCCGTTGGGGATACCCACGGTGCGAGACCGGGTGGCCCAGGCGGCGGCCAAGATCGTGTTGGAACCGATTTTCGAGGCGGATTTCTTGTCGTGCTCGTATGGGTTTCGGCCGAGGCGGTCGGCGACGATGGCTAAGGAACGCTTGCGGACCGGGTTCATCGAGGGCTATCAGTTTGTGGTCGAGTTCGATATCGCCAATTTCTTCGGCGAAATCGACCACGACCGGCTACTGGCTCAGGTCAGTAAACGGGTTTCGGATCGGCGGGTGCTCAAACTGCTGCGCTTGTGGCTGCAGGCAGGAGTGATGGTCGAAGGTGTGTTGGAGCGGACGGTCGCAGGCACACCGCAGGGCGGGGTGATCTCGCCGCTACTGGCCAACATCTACCTGCACGTGCTCGACACTGAGTTATCTGCCCGTGGGGTGGGTGAGTTGGTGCGCTACGCCGATGACGGTGTGGTGCTGTGTCGCAACGCGGCACAAGCCGAGCACGCCTTGGCGGCGGTGGGAGAAATCTTGGCGTCATTGGGATTGCGGCTGCATCCGGACAAAACGAAGGTAGTCGACCTACGGGAGGGTCGGGAGGGGCTGGATTTTCTGGGCTGTCACTTCCGAGCTCGCATGTCGGGGCGGCTGTGGGAACAACGGCGCATCGTGCGCTACTACCTGCACCGTTGGCCGTCACAGCGGGCGATGAAGCGGCTGCGGGAGAAGGTCCGCGACCGCACCGGCCGCAACCGCGCCGGGACAGACATCCGCGTCATCATCGCGGAGCTGACTCCGATCTTGCGCGGCTGGGGAAATTACTTTCGCACCGGCAACGCCGCCGACAAGTTCACCCAGATCGACCGGTACGTGTGGCGGCGGTTGTTCCGCTTGATGGTTAAGAAGCGGGGCCGCAACCTTCGTGCTGGGCAAGCTGATCAGTGGACTGAGCCGTGGTTCAACGGGCACGGCCTGTATCGACTTCGTGGCACCATCCGTTACCCGAAGGCTGCGTAA